The following coding sequences lie in one Pontibacter sp. G13 genomic window:
- a CDS encoding DUF427 domain-containing protein, with protein MPARRIPPKPGQESVWDYPRPPRMELFPKTIQIYALGELIAETRQAFRILETSHPPTYYLPPADIRMDWMRWVPNKESYCEFKGTADYYDLRIGDQAISQLAWGYPDPSKSYADLKDHLAFYAHKCDRCLVDGEEAIPQPGNFYGGWITSNIVGPFKGAPGTWGW; from the coding sequence ATGCCTGCAAGACGAATTCCTCCCAAACCCGGACAAGAATCTGTGTGGGATTATCCAAGACCTCCACGAATGGAGCTTTTCCCCAAAACCATCCAGATCTACGCGCTGGGAGAGCTGATTGCCGAGACACGTCAAGCCTTTCGCATACTTGAGACCAGTCACCCGCCTACGTACTATCTTCCTCCCGCTGACATTCGGATGGATTGGATGAGGTGGGTCCCCAATAAGGAATCCTACTGCGAATTCAAGGGAACTGCCGACTACTATGATCTCAGAATCGGCGACCAGGCCATCTCCCAATTGGCATGGGGATACCCAGATCCGAGCAAGTCCTACGCAGACCTCAAAGACCATCTGGCGTTCTATGCACACAAGTGCGATCGGTGCCTCGTCGATGGCGAAGAAGCGATTCCACAACCCGGAAACTTTTATGGTGGTTGGATTACCTCAAATATCGTAGGACCGTTCAAAGGAGCGCCCGGCACATGGGGGTGGTGA